A window of the Eretmochelys imbricata isolate rEreImb1 chromosome 7, rEreImb1.hap1, whole genome shotgun sequence genome harbors these coding sequences:
- the GP9 gene encoding platelet glycoprotein IX, whose translation MKIPTAAGFVTLMLFCLVNAEICPLPCICKPLGEMKGWLVDCSSKGLKEVPSLSVSTRKLYLQNNSMTTVRTGAFDSLHSLEEVNVSDNPWNCDCDILYLKLWLEDFSESSIANVICASPAPSAGKPLSQLSGNELDSCRKSLPIKCLDFFWRDLALITFVILVLILTSCALRFSKKLAYQVTTRDYYSAVPLLQKHNLENYMSQ comes from the coding sequence ATGAAGATCCCCACTGCTGCAGGATTTGTTACATTAATGCTGTTCTGTTTAGTCAATGCGGAAATCTGCCCTCTGCCCTGCATCTGTAAGCCACTCGGAGAAATGAAGGGCTGGCTGGTAGACTGCAGCTCAAAGGGACTGAAGGAAGTGCCTTCCCTGTCTGTCAGCACCAGGAAACTTTATCTACAAAATAACAGTATGACCACAGTTCGTACTGGAGCATTTGACAGCTTACATAGCTTAGAGGAAGTGAATGTGTCCGACAATCCCTGGAATTGTGACTGTGACATTCTGTATCTCAAACTCTGGCTGGAGGACTTCTCCGAATCGTCTATTGCCAATGTCATCTGTGCAAGCCCAGCTCCCAGCGCGGGGAAGCCTTTGAGCCAGTTGAGTGGGAATGAGCTGGACAGCTGTAGGAAATCCCTCCCAATTAAATGCCTCGATTTCTTTTGGCGAGACCTCGCTTTGATCACTTTTGTAATACTTGTTCTTATTTTAACATCATGTGCCCTGAGGTTTTCCAAAAAGCTAGCCTACCAGGTTACCACAAGAGATTATTATTCTGCTGTCCCGTTGCTGCAGAAGCATAACCTAGAAAATTACATGTCACAATGA